In the genome of Chrysiogenia bacterium, the window CGCCCGATACCTCGGCCCCGACCACGACGGCACCGACGACCGAAGTTGCCATCGGCAAGCTCAAGGACAAGGCCAAGGTGCGCGGCACCATTGTCGGTGAAGGCAGCGCGATGGCCATGATCGAAGTGCTCGAAAAGAAGGAAGTGGGCGTTTACCTGCCCGGCGACCTGATCATCGATGGCGCAGAGATCACGGCCATTCAGGAAGACGGTGTGGTCTACACCCAGGGCGGCGAGCAGGGATTCCTCCCGCTCGATGAATCCGATACAGGGACCGGCCCCAGGGCCGGAGGTCCCCCGCTCGACCGCGGGCGCGGGAACGATCACGACGCAGCCTCCGCTGATGATGGTGAAGTGGGAGTCGAGCAGGTCTCCGACACAGAGTTCATCATCGATGAGGCCGAGTTGCAGAACCAGCTCGCCAACATCAACCAGCTCATCCTGCAGGCCCGCGTCGTGCCCAACTTCTCGGGCGGCAAGATCGACGGCTTCAAGATCTTTGCGATCAAGCCCAACTCCATCTTCCGGAAACTGGGCCTCCGAAACGGCGACGTGCTCGTTTCGGTCAACGGCGTTCTGCTCGACAATCCGCAGAAGGGTCTGCAGGTCTTCCAGGATCTTCAGGGCCAGCGTCAGTTCAACATCGACCTCCGGCGCCGCGCCGAGAACATGAGCTATAACTACGAGGTCCGCTAGCGCGCACCACCAGGCAAGTGATGATTAAGAAACACCGACTACTACCCGTTCTGGCAACCCTCCTGATCGCGCTGATGCCGCTGGCATCCGACATGGGCGCGCCTTCCCCCGCCCGCGCGCAGGAGAAGACCGAGAAGGGCTTTGACATCAACTTCACGAATCTCGCCCTGGAGGACGTGATCAAGACCTACGCCAAGTGGATGGGCAAAAACTTCCTGCTCACCGACAAACTCAAGGGCGCTTCAATCACCGTCTACAGCGAGCGCAAGGTGAGCAAGGACGAAGCCTGGCGGGTGTTTGAATCGATCCTTCGCGCCAACGGTTACACCATCGTTCCCGGCCGTGAGGTCAACCGTATCGTGCCGGTGGCCGACGCCATGTCGGATCTCATCCCGACCTACTCGACCGAGGATCTGGTTTACGGCTCCCGCAACTTCTCGTACGTCACGCGCCTCTTTCCGCTCAAGTATGTCTCGGCCTCGGAGATGAAGGGCGTTGTGACAAAGTTCCTCTCCAAGGGCGCCGATGTGATGGAGTATGCGCCCACCAACCTGCTGATCATCACCGAGTCCAGTGCGCACATCAATCGTGTCATCAAGATCCTCAAGGAACTCGACGTCCCCTCCACCGAGGACGTCATGGAGATCGTTGAGATCAAGTATTCCGAAGTTACCGAGCTGGCCACCATGCTCGAGACGGTCATCGGCGCTACCGGCGGCGCGGCTACCAGCGGCGCTGCAGCGACCCGCGGGCGCACCGCCCGGCGGCGCCAGCCAGCCGCGGCTGCAGCCGAGGCTGCTGCTAGCGGGGGGAGCGGCAAGGACGTCCGCATCCTTCCCTTCGAGCGTACCAACTCGCTCATTCTCGTGGGTTCCAAGCGCGACATCGATTCGGTCAAAAGCCTGATCGAACTGCTCGATGTTCCCATTGAGGAAGGCAACAGTGTCGAAGAGAACATCTACGTCCACTACCTGGACTACGCCGATGCCACCGAGCTCTCGGGCACGCTCAACTCGCTGATCACCGGCTCGCAGGCGCAGAATCAGCAACAGGACTCGCGCCGCACCCTGCAGGGAAGCTCGCTCTCGCAACGCTCGGCCACGCGCCAGGAGGAGACCGCCGCAGCGCTCACCAACCAGGCACTTCGCCAGGGCGGTGCCAATGTGCAGACCCTCGCCAACGCCCGCTTCGAATCCGAAGTCCGCATCGTCGCCGATGAATCGACCAACTCCCTGCTCATCACGGCCAGCCGCCGCGATTACCAGACGCTGGCCAAGGTCATCGAGAAACTCGACCTGCCGCGCCGCCAGGTGTTTGTCGAAGCCGCCATTCTCGAAGTGCAGATCAACGATTCCTCGCAGCTGGGCTTTTCCTACTTCGGCGCCGGCACCGCGGGCGATGCGACCATCATCGGTCAGCAGTCGGTGGGCGGACCGCCCTCCCCGGTTGCCTTCGGCGCCGCCGACGCGAACACCATTGCGGGGCTTGGCGGCCTGACCACCGGCATCATCGGCCCCACCGAGAACGTCGACCTCGATGGGGATGGCACCACCGACCTGAGTGTGCCCACCTACGGCGCCATTCTCTCGGCAGCCGCGTCGGATCGCTCGGTCAACGTGCTCTCGACGCCCAACGTGCTCACCTCCGATAACGAACAGGCGCAGATCATCATCGCCAACAACGTCCCCATCCCCACCGGCCAGACCGTGGGCACCTCAGGCGTGACGACCTCGACCATCTCGCGCGAGGACATCGGCATCACGCTTCGCATCACCCCCCAGATCAACGAGGGCGATACCCTGCGCCTTGAGATCTTCGTGGAGATTTCCAACGTCGCGCAGGGCAGCTTCGGCATCGACGTCAATTCGAGCGGCATTGTGACCACTGTGCGCTCGGCCGAGAGCGTCGTGTCGGTCAAGGACCGCCAGCCCGTCATCATCGGCGGCCTCATTCAGGACAACGACAACCTGAGCGAAACGAAGGTCCCCATCCTCGGCGACATCCCGTTGCTTGGCGCGCTCTTCCGCAACCGCAACACGGTGCGCGACAAGCAGAACCTCGTCATCATGATCACCCCGCACATCGTGCGCGATCATCTCGATGTTTCCGAGGTTGTCGCCCTCGAAGTCGAGCGCCACAAGCCGGTCATCGAGAGCGAGGTGCTCAACACCTGGCTGCGCAACAAGAACCTGCAGTCGGCGCAGGAAGCGTTCCGCCGCCCGCCCGATGCGGCGCGCCTGCCCAAGGAACTCTCCCCCGACGAGATCCTGATCACGCCCGAGGGCACCTTCGACGCGGACGTCTACAACTCCATGCCGCGCGAAGAATCGGGTGAAGAGCTCGAGAAGAACTCCAAGGGCGAGGTCATCGCCCCGGTCGGCGGTCTTCGCCGTCGCGCCGGGGAAGCCGGCGCTGATGCCGGCGGTTTCGATGACGGCGACGCTGGCGACGAGCCGGCCGAGACAGCCGCGCCCGGCGAATCGGCGGCCGAGCAGGCTGCCCCCGCCGCGGTGGAGGACCGCCCGGACCCCGAAGAGATTCGCAGGCGAATCATGGAAGAGCGCGAGCGGCGCCGCCGTGAGCGTGAGGAGCAGAGCGGGAACTAGCCCATGGCGAGTCTTGCCGAACAACTGACCGAAGGCCTTGCCCGCACCCTCGAGCGCCCGCTCGAGAAGGTGGGCGATGCGATTTCCTTCGACCCCGACTGGCAGGTCGATCAGCTTCCCGAGAGCGAGGAACGCGATCGCTGGCACCATGTCGGGCGCATCCGCATCGATAAGAAGAAGGTCGACGAAGCCGCGCTCTACAAAGTGCTGGCCGAGCTGTGGGATCTGCCCCTTCAGGAAGACATCAAGATCGAGGACGTGGATCTCGACATCGTGCGGCGCTTCCCCATCAATCTGGCGCGCCAGTATGAGCTCCTGCCCATGCGGCGCGACAACGGCTCGCTGCGCGTGGCGGTGGCGCATCCTTCCCTGCTGGGGCCTCTCGAAGACGTGCAGCACTACTTCGGCGCGCCGCTCGAGATCATTCTCGTTCCGCCCACCCATGTCACCGACGCCATCAACCGCGTCTACGACCGCGCGACCGGAACTGCCGATGCCGCACTCGACGACCTGGGACAGCAGGAATCGGGACCGGCAGGGCTCGACGAACTTGCCAACGAACTCAACGAACCGGCCGACCTCCTCGACGCCGGCGACGAAGAGGCGCCCATCATTCGACTGGTGAACACCCTGCTCTACCAGTCGGTCAAGGAACGCGCCTCCGACATTCACATCGAGCCCTACGAGAAAGATGTCTCCGTGCGCTACCGCGTCGACGGCGTGCTGCACGAGATCATTCGCGCACCCAAGCGTTTCCAGGCCTCCATTTCGAGCCGCATCAAGGTCATGGCCGGCCTCAACATCGCCGAGAAGCGCCTGCCCCAGGACGGCCGCATCAAGATCAAAATCGCCGGCCGCGACGTGGACATCCGCGTTTCAACCGTGCCAACCACCTTTGGCGAGCGCATCGTCATGCGTCTGCTCGACAAGTCCAACGTGCTCATGGGCCTCGAGCAGCTCGGACTCAACCCCATTCAGCAGACCAACATCGAGGGGATCATTACCAAGTCCCACGGCATCTTCCTGGTGACCGGCCCCACCGGTAGCGGCAAGTCGACAACGCTCTATGCCTGCCTGCAGCGCATCAACTCACCAGACAAGATGATTATCACCGTCGAAGACCCGGTCGAATACCAGGTCTCGGGCGTGGGGCAGATCCAGGTCAATCCCAAGATCGACCTCACCTTTGCCAGCGGTCTTCGCTCCATCTTGCGTCAGGACCCCGACGTCATCATGATCGGCGAAATTCGCGACCGGGAAACCGCCGAGATCGCCATCCAGGCGTCGCTGACCGGTCACCTGGTGTTCTCGACGCTGCATACCAACGACGCCGCCGGCGCGGTCACGCGCCTCATCGACATGGGGATCGAGCCCTTCCTTGTCGCATCGTCCCTGCTCGCGGTGCAGGCCCAGCGCCTGGTGCGCGTGCTCTGCAAGAACTGCAAGACCCCCTACATGCCCTCCGAAACCGAACTCGGGGAGCTGGGACTCAAGCCGTCCGACGTCACCCCCGAGGACACCTTCTTCCGCGCTACCGGGTGCGAGCGTTGCCAGCAGACCGGCTACGCCGGCCGAATCGGCATCTATGAGCTCCTCATGGTCGATGACATCATTCGCGAGCACATCATGCAGAACTCCGATGCGACGCGCATCAAGAAGGACGGCGTCAAGGGCGGAATGCTCACCCTGCGCGACGACGGCGTGCGCAAGATCCGCATGGGCGTTACGAGCGCCGCCGAAGTCCTGCGCATCACGCAAGAGGATATCAACTAGGCCATGCCGGTCTTCGAATACGCAGGTTACGACGCCGGCGGCCGCGCCAAGAAAGGCATGGTCGAGGCCGATACCATGCGCGCGGCCAAGCAGCGGCTGCGCGGTCAGGGCGTGTTCGTCAAGAACATCAAGGAAAGCCAGGCCAAATCCGAAGAGAAGATCACCCGCGTTCCGGTGCAGGAATTCTTCCAGCGCGTCGCCAAAGAAGAGGTCGTCCTCATGACCCGCCAGCTCGCCACGCTGGTCTCGGCGCACATTCCGCTGGTATCGGGCCTTGGCGCGCTGGCCGAGCAGACCGAGGGCGTCAAGCTCAAGACCATCATTGCCCAGCTCAAGGACGACGTGAACGAGGGCGCCTCGCTGGCCGCCGCCATGCGCCAGCACGCCAACGTGTTCCCTTCCCTCTATACGAACATGATCGCAGCGGGCGAGGCCTCCGGCGCGCTCGACGTGGTGCTGCTGCGCCTTGCCGACTTCATGGAAAATCAGGACGACCTGCGCCGCCGCGTGCGCGGGGCGCTCACCTACCCCATTGTCGTCATGGTGATCGCCCTTGGCGTGGTGTTCTTCCTGATGACCACCGTTGTGCCCAAGGTGCTGACCATCTTCGATGCGCAGCGCCGCACCCTGCCGCTTCCCACGCGCATCCTCCAGTTCATGAGCCACGCCATTGCGGGCTACTGGTGGCTGGTCATCGCACTGGTCGCCGGCGCGGTGTGGGGAATCCGTAAATACATGAGCACACCCGAAGGCCGCCGCCGCTGGGATGAGATCTCGCTGGAGCTCCCGATTTTCGGAAACGTCGCACGCAAGGTGGCCGTTGCACGCTTTGCCCGCACCCTCTCCACCCTGCTCTCGGCGGGCATCCCGCTCCTGCAGGCCATGGACATCACCAAGAACGTGGTGGACAACGTCGTCATCGAGAGCGCGCTCAACGAGGCGCGCGACAACATTTCCGAGGGCGCCTCGCTCTCCTCGCAGCTCAAACAGAGCGGCGTGTTCCCGCCCATGGTCACCCACATGATCAGCGTCGGTGAAAGCTCGGGAGAGCTCGAACAGATGCTGGTGCGCGTGGCCGATACTTACGAAAACGAAGTGCGCACCGTGCTCGACTCCATGACCTCACTGCTGCAGCCCATCATCATTGTGGTGCTGGCCGTGGTGGTTGGTTTCATCGCCGTCGCGGTGCTCATGCCCATTTTTCAGCTATCCCAAGGACTCAAACACTAAGCCCCAAGGAGGTTTGGCAATGAAACTCAAGAACCGCATTCACAACTCTGCCGCGCGCAACGCCTCGCGTGCGGGCTTCTCGCTTGTCGAAATCATGGTCGTGGTGGTCATCATCGGCCTGCTGGCAAGCATCGTGGGCGTGGCCGTGTTCAACCAGGTCGACGAAGGCCGCCAGAACACCGCCCGCGCGCAGATCCGCACCTTCCAGTCGGCCCTCGACATGTACCGCCTGGACTGCCACCGCTACCCGACGACCGACCAGGGCCTCAAGACGCTGGTTACCGAGCCCTCGGGCAAGGGATGCCGCCGCTACAAGAAAAGCGGCTACGTCGCCGGCGGCCAGATCCCGCTTGATCCGTGGGATCAGCCCTACGTCTACCAAAGCCCCGGCCCCAACGGTGAGCCCTACTGGATCGCCTCCTACGGCGCCGACGGTCAGTCGGGCGGCGAGGAATCCGACAAGGACATCACCAGTGCGGACGCATTCGGCGCCGAAGAGTAAGAGCCCATGGAAACGGCGCTCAGCCGTCCTGCCCTCTCGCGACACAAACTTGCCCGCCGCAGCAGGTCTGCGGCGGGCTTTACGCTCATCGAGGTGGGTGTGGCGCTGGCGCTGCTGGCTCTGACCGCATCGCTCGTAATCCCCGAGCTCGGGCAGATCACCGACGCCAACGTGCGCTCGCAGGGAAACGCCTTTATCGGGGCAATCGAATACGCCAACACCCAGGCCGTCACCCGGCGGCGCTACTACCGCCTCTACTTCGATCTCGACAAGAACACCTACTGGGTGGCCGCGCGCAATGAAAAGGGGCACTTCCGCCCGCTGAAGTTCGATCCACTGGGAAGCGAGCGCCCGCTGCTCGACGGCGTCGAGTTCAAGGACGTGTTCATCATCAACACGGTCTACAAGAAGGGCGTGACCTACGCCGAGCTTCTGCCCGATGGCACCATGGACCCGATGCTCATCCATCTCGACAGCTACAGCGGCGATGAATACACCGTCGAGATCGACGACTACGTTTCCAGCGCCGAGGTTTTTCCCGGTTACACCGATCCCAAGGACTACAGTTCCCTCACGGTGAAGTTTGCCGAATGAAGTGCCCCGCCCCCAAGCGACGCGCGCGCGAGCGCGGCTTTACCTTTATCGAGGTAACGGCCGCGCTGGCCATTCTGGCGCTGGCGCTGGTGGTGCTGCTCGACGGCGTGCGCCAGGGCACCATGGCCTTCATGCAGACGCGCGACCTGGCCACGGCCCAGACGCTCGCACGCAGGGTGATGACCGAAACCCTGCTCAACGACGAGCTGCCCCTGGACGATGAGATCGATCGCGGCGACTTCGGCAGCGACTATCCCAACTACGAATGGCAGGTCGAATACAAGGTCAACGAGAACATCGAGGACCTGCGCCAGCTTGCGCCGGATCTCACCAAGACCCTCTTCCTCCTCAAGGTCAAGGTTCTCTGGGATGACGATGGCCTGGAGCAGGAATACGAGCTTCGCTCCGTGCGACTCTACGATGTCGAAGAGGAGACTCAGCCATGAGGCCCCTCCGCCGCCAGATGCGCTCCCGGCCCCGCGGTATCACCCTCATCGAGGTGCTCTTTGCCATCGCGATCCTGGGGATGATCGCCGGCCTGGTCTATTCGAGCTTTGTCCCAACCCTCGAGATCACGCAGGAAGTGAACGCCCAGCGCGCCCTCTACCGGCGCGCGCGCGTCATTTTTCAGCGCATGGAAAGCGAGTTCCGCGGCGCCTTTCTCGGAATCTACCCCGCCTCGAACCGCCGCAACTGCGAACTCGACCTGCGCGACTGCCCGTTCTTCTTCGTGGGCGAGGACAACGGATCGCTCGATGAAGTCACGTTTACGAGCCTGGCCGGCAGGCCCGCCAGCCGCCGCCTGCAGGCCGACCAGATCTGGCTGCACTACTACGCCGACAAGGACGAGAGCGGGCAGATGATTCTCTACCGCGAGGAACGCCCCATCCACAACGGCGACTTCGACGACACGGTTCCCATCAAGACGCCGCTGTTTCACAACGTCGATCGCTTCAATCTGCGCTACATCGAACGCGGAACGACCAACGATTACGTCGATGAGTGGGACTCGACCCGCGGCCTCGATGAGACGGAGACCAACCACCTGCCCCGCGCGGTGGAAATCTCGATCCGCTACACCGACGAACTCGAACACGAGGGAGAGTTCATTACCATCGTGGAGATCCCCGCCAGCGAGCCACTCGAGGAAGAGGAGACCACCCAGCAATGATGCGCAGTCTGCACAAGCGCTCGCGCCGCCCGCGCGGCGTCGCCCTGCTGCTGGCGATCCTGATCGTCGCGCTGCTCAGCGTGGCGCTCTCGGACTTCCTCTACCGCTCCCGCGTGGACCTCGATGCCGCGCGCAACTTTGAGGATCTCCAGCAGGCCCGCTACGCCGCACGTGCAGGCGTGGAGGCCGGCTCCCTGTTCCTGACCGCTGTCAAAGCCAACGAGTGGGCAGACGCGCTCATCACGCTTGGTGTGCCCAACTTCGGCGCGGGCGGATTCATTGCGGGCGCCGATGAGTTCAAGAAGAACCAGCCTCAGCAGGAACTCCAGGGCGAGGTATTCAATGACGACACTCCCAGCCTCACGGGCGTCGATTTTGCCGAGGCCTACTACGACATCCCCCACAACGACCCCGACGGATTCAACAACGGCTACCTGCAGTTCATCTCAAGCCTGACGGGCTTCAATTTCTTTACCGATGGCGAAGACGACGACAGCTTCGGCGACAACATCGACGTGGAAATTCGCTTCATCGACGAGTCGAGCCGCCTCAATCTCAACGCGCTCTACTACTGCTCCCCCAGCAGCGGGTGCGGCGACTCCAACCAGTTCAACGTGAACCTCTACTACCAGATTCGCCAGCTCTTCATCGACCAGATCATTCGCGCGCGCGAGGAGAGTGAATCGAAGTTCGGCGCCCGTGAGAAAGAGCGCGAAGAGGCCGATACCGACGAGCGCGACCGGGACGGTTCAC includes:
- the gspD gene encoding type II secretion system secretin GspD, which encodes MIKKHRLLPVLATLLIALMPLASDMGAPSPARAQEKTEKGFDINFTNLALEDVIKTYAKWMGKNFLLTDKLKGASITVYSERKVSKDEAWRVFESILRANGYTIVPGREVNRIVPVADAMSDLIPTYSTEDLVYGSRNFSYVTRLFPLKYVSASEMKGVVTKFLSKGADVMEYAPTNLLIITESSAHINRVIKILKELDVPSTEDVMEIVEIKYSEVTELATMLETVIGATGGAATSGAAATRGRTARRRQPAAAAAEAAASGGSGKDVRILPFERTNSLILVGSKRDIDSVKSLIELLDVPIEEGNSVEENIYVHYLDYADATELSGTLNSLITGSQAQNQQQDSRRTLQGSSLSQRSATRQEETAAALTNQALRQGGANVQTLANARFESEVRIVADESTNSLLITASRRDYQTLAKVIEKLDLPRRQVFVEAAILEVQINDSSQLGFSYFGAGTAGDATIIGQQSVGGPPSPVAFGAADANTIAGLGGLTTGIIGPTENVDLDGDGTTDLSVPTYGAILSAAASDRSVNVLSTPNVLTSDNEQAQIIIANNVPIPTGQTVGTSGVTTSTISREDIGITLRITPQINEGDTLRLEIFVEISNVAQGSFGIDVNSSGIVTTVRSAESVVSVKDRQPVIIGGLIQDNDNLSETKVPILGDIPLLGALFRNRNTVRDKQNLVIMITPHIVRDHLDVSEVVALEVERHKPVIESEVLNTWLRNKNLQSAQEAFRRPPDAARLPKELSPDEILITPEGTFDADVYNSMPREESGEELEKNSKGEVIAPVGGLRRRAGEAGADAGGFDDGDAGDEPAETAAPGESAAEQAAPAAVEDRPDPEEIRRRIMEERERRRREREEQSGN
- the gspE gene encoding type II secretion system ATPase GspE; the encoded protein is MASLAEQLTEGLARTLERPLEKVGDAISFDPDWQVDQLPESEERDRWHHVGRIRIDKKKVDEAALYKVLAELWDLPLQEDIKIEDVDLDIVRRFPINLARQYELLPMRRDNGSLRVAVAHPSLLGPLEDVQHYFGAPLEIILVPPTHVTDAINRVYDRATGTADAALDDLGQQESGPAGLDELANELNEPADLLDAGDEEAPIIRLVNTLLYQSVKERASDIHIEPYEKDVSVRYRVDGVLHEIIRAPKRFQASISSRIKVMAGLNIAEKRLPQDGRIKIKIAGRDVDIRVSTVPTTFGERIVMRLLDKSNVLMGLEQLGLNPIQQTNIEGIITKSHGIFLVTGPTGSGKSTTLYACLQRINSPDKMIITVEDPVEYQVSGVGQIQVNPKIDLTFASGLRSILRQDPDVIMIGEIRDRETAEIAIQASLTGHLVFSTLHTNDAAGAVTRLIDMGIEPFLVASSLLAVQAQRLVRVLCKNCKTPYMPSETELGELGLKPSDVTPEDTFFRATGCERCQQTGYAGRIGIYELLMVDDIIREHIMQNSDATRIKKDGVKGGMLTLRDDGVRKIRMGVTSAAEVLRITQEDIN
- the gspF gene encoding type II secretion system inner membrane protein GspF, with product MPVFEYAGYDAGGRAKKGMVEADTMRAAKQRLRGQGVFVKNIKESQAKSEEKITRVPVQEFFQRVAKEEVVLMTRQLATLVSAHIPLVSGLGALAEQTEGVKLKTIIAQLKDDVNEGASLAAAMRQHANVFPSLYTNMIAAGEASGALDVVLLRLADFMENQDDLRRRVRGALTYPIVVMVIALGVVFFLMTTVVPKVLTIFDAQRRTLPLPTRILQFMSHAIAGYWWLVIALVAGAVWGIRKYMSTPEGRRRWDEISLELPIFGNVARKVAVARFARTLSTLLSAGIPLLQAMDITKNVVDNVVIESALNEARDNISEGASLSSQLKQSGVFPPMVTHMISVGESSGELEQMLVRVADTYENEVRTVLDSMTSLLQPIIIVVLAVVVGFIAVAVLMPIFQLSQGLKH
- the gspG gene encoding type II secretion system major pseudopilin GspG; translated protein: MKLKNRIHNSAARNASRAGFSLVEIMVVVVIIGLLASIVGVAVFNQVDEGRQNTARAQIRTFQSALDMYRLDCHRYPTTDQGLKTLVTEPSGKGCRRYKKSGYVAGGQIPLDPWDQPYVYQSPGPNGEPYWIASYGADGQSGGEESDKDITSADAFGAEE
- a CDS encoding prepilin-type N-terminal cleavage/methylation domain-containing protein, producing MKCPAPKRRARERGFTFIEVTAALAILALALVVLLDGVRQGTMAFMQTRDLATAQTLARRVMTETLLNDELPLDDEIDRGDFGSDYPNYEWQVEYKVNENIEDLRQLAPDLTKTLFLLKVKVLWDDDGLEQEYELRSVRLYDVEEETQP
- a CDS encoding prepilin-type N-terminal cleavage/methylation domain-containing protein translates to MRPLRRQMRSRPRGITLIEVLFAIAILGMIAGLVYSSFVPTLEITQEVNAQRALYRRARVIFQRMESEFRGAFLGIYPASNRRNCELDLRDCPFFFVGEDNGSLDEVTFTSLAGRPASRRLQADQIWLHYYADKDESGQMILYREERPIHNGDFDDTVPIKTPLFHNVDRFNLRYIERGTTNDYVDEWDSTRGLDETETNHLPRAVEISIRYTDELEHEGEFITIVEIPASEPLEEEETTQQ